A section of the Streptomyces sp. SLBN-118 genome encodes:
- the dusB gene encoding tRNA dihydrouridine synthase DusB: MTTLAPSPSTLAIGPHAVQPPVVLAPMAGITNAPFRTLCREFSGGKGLFVSEMITTRALVERNDKTMQLIHFDETETPRSIQLYGVDPVTVGKAVRMIVDEDLADHIDLNFGCPVPKVTRKGGGSALPYKRPLLRAILNEAVSGAGGLPVTMKMRKGIDDDHITYLDAGRIAVDEGVTAIALHGRTAAQHYGGTADWDAIARLKEHVPEIPVLGNGDIWSADDALRMVRETGCDGVVVGRGCLGRPWLFGDLVAAFEGTGTYATPTLKEVAVVMRRHAELLGEWIGDEARGVIDFRKHVAWYLKGFAVGSEMRKKLAITSSLGELDELLGELDLDQAWPVGADGPRGRTSGNNRVVLPDGWLKDPYDCAGISAEAELDTSGG, from the coding sequence ATGACCACGCTTGCCCCGTCCCCCTCGACGCTCGCGATCGGCCCGCACGCCGTACAGCCGCCGGTGGTGCTTGCGCCCATGGCGGGCATCACCAACGCGCCCTTCCGCACGCTGTGCCGCGAGTTCAGCGGCGGCAAGGGACTGTTCGTCAGCGAGATGATCACGACGCGGGCACTGGTCGAGCGCAATGACAAGACGATGCAGCTCATCCACTTCGACGAGACCGAGACGCCGCGGTCGATCCAGCTGTACGGGGTGGATCCCGTGACCGTCGGCAAGGCGGTCCGCATGATCGTGGACGAGGATCTGGCCGACCACATCGACCTGAACTTCGGCTGCCCGGTCCCGAAGGTGACCCGCAAGGGCGGAGGCTCGGCGCTTCCGTACAAGCGGCCGCTGCTGCGGGCGATCCTGAACGAGGCGGTGTCAGGCGCGGGCGGCCTGCCCGTGACCATGAAGATGCGCAAGGGCATCGACGACGACCACATCACCTACCTCGACGCGGGCAGAATCGCGGTCGACGAGGGCGTGACGGCGATCGCACTGCACGGGCGCACCGCGGCGCAGCACTACGGCGGCACGGCGGACTGGGACGCGATCGCCCGGCTGAAGGAGCACGTCCCGGAGATCCCCGTCCTGGGCAACGGCGACATCTGGTCGGCGGACGACGCGCTGCGGATGGTGCGCGAGACCGGCTGCGACGGGGTGGTCGTGGGACGCGGGTGCCTGGGGCGGCCGTGGCTGTTCGGGGACCTGGTGGCGGCGTTCGAGGGTACGGGCACATACGCGACGCCGACGCTCAAGGAGGTCGCCGTCGTCATGCGGAGGCATGCGGAGCTGCTGGGGGAGTGGATCGGCGACGAGGCGCGCGGGGTGATCGACTTCCGCAAGCACGTGGCCTGGTATCTGAAGGGCTTCGCGGTGGGCTCCGAGATGCGCAAGAAGCTGGCGATCACGTCCTCGCTGGGGGAGCTGGACGAGCTGCTGGGTGAGCTGGACCTGGACCAGGCGTGGCCGGTGGGGGCGGACGGGCCTCGCGGTCGTACGTCCGGGAACAACCGGGTCGTCCTGCCGGACGGGTGGCTGAAGGACCCGTACGACTGCGCCGGGATCAGCGCGGAAGCCGAACTGGACACGTCGGGCGGCTGA
- a CDS encoding MFS transporter: MAELTHRRRLLVLAICCMSLLIVSLDNTILNVALPSIRQELHASVAGMQWTIDAYTLVLASLLMLSGSTADRIGRRRVFQAGLVVFSLGSLLCSLAPNLPSLVAFRMVQAVGGSMLNPVAMSIITNTFTDPRQRARAIGVWGGVVGISMAAGPLVGGVLVDGVGWRSVFWVNLPVGLAALLLTWRYLPESRAPKPRRADPVGQLLVIALLGSLTYAIIERDPSFAAVAVVALAGLLLYEPRRREPLIDLRFFRSAPFSGATVIAVCAFAALGGFLFVNTLYLQDIRGLSALHAGLYMLPMAALTFVCAPLSGRLVGSRGPRLSLLIAGATMAASGVLFAAFGAETSDPLLFTGYVLFGLGFGMVNAPITNTAVSGMPRAQAGVAAAVASTSRQIGQTLGVAVIGAVLAAGVSSTSYAQGFVAASRPAWWVITGCGLGVLGVGALTSGAWAQGTARRAAERLQTPDREQSPSTAGA, encoded by the coding sequence ATGGCCGAGCTCACACACCGACGGCGCCTGCTTGTGCTGGCGATCTGCTGTATGAGCCTGCTGATCGTCAGCCTGGACAACACCATCCTCAATGTCGCGCTGCCCTCCATCCGCCAGGAGCTGCACGCCTCCGTCGCCGGAATGCAGTGGACCATCGACGCCTACACCCTGGTCCTCGCCTCGCTGCTGATGCTCTCCGGATCGACAGCCGACCGCATCGGCCGCCGGCGGGTCTTCCAGGCCGGGCTGGTCGTGTTCTCGCTCGGCTCGTTGCTCTGTTCCCTCGCCCCGAACCTTCCCTCGCTGGTCGCCTTCCGTATGGTCCAGGCCGTCGGCGGCTCCATGCTCAATCCGGTCGCGATGTCGATCATCACCAACACCTTCACCGACCCGCGTCAGCGCGCCCGCGCGATCGGGGTGTGGGGCGGCGTCGTCGGCATCTCGATGGCCGCGGGGCCGCTGGTCGGCGGGGTGCTCGTGGACGGCGTCGGCTGGCGCTCGGTCTTCTGGGTCAATCTCCCCGTCGGTCTCGCCGCGCTGCTGCTGACCTGGCGCTACCTTCCGGAGTCCCGCGCCCCGAAACCGCGCCGCGCCGACCCCGTGGGCCAGCTCCTGGTGATCGCACTGCTCGGCTCCCTCACATACGCGATCATCGAGCGGGACCCCTCCTTCGCCGCGGTCGCCGTCGTCGCCCTCGCAGGACTGCTGCTGTACGAGCCAAGACGGCGCGAGCCGCTGATCGATCTGCGCTTCTTCCGCAGCGCGCCGTTCAGCGGGGCCACCGTCATAGCGGTGTGCGCCTTCGCCGCGCTCGGCGGCTTCCTCTTCGTCAACACGCTCTATCTGCAGGACATCCGCGGGCTGTCCGCCCTGCACGCCGGTCTGTACATGCTGCCGATGGCGGCCCTGACCTTCGTGTGCGCGCCCCTGTCGGGACGGCTGGTCGGCAGCCGGGGGCCGCGCCTCTCGCTGCTGATCGCGGGCGCGACGATGGCGGCGAGCGGGGTACTCTTCGCCGCCTTCGGGGCGGAGACGTCGGATCCCCTGCTGTTCACCGGATACGTCCTGTTCGGCCTCGGCTTCGGCATGGTGAACGCACCGATCACCAACACCGCCGTCTCCGGCATGCCCCGCGCCCAGGCCGGCGTCGCCGCCGCCGTGGCCTCCACGAGCCGCCAGATCGGCCAGACCCTCGGCGTAGCGGTCATCGGGGCGGTCCTCGCGGCGGGGGTCTCCTCCACGTCGTACGCGCAGGGCTTCGTCGCGGCGAGCCGCCCCGCCTGGTGGGTCATCACCGGGTGCGGGCTGGGCGTCCTCGGTGTCGGCGCGCTGACGAGCGGCGCCTGGGCCCAGGGGACCGCGCGGCGCGCGGCCGAGCGGCTGCAGACCCCGGACCGTGAGCAGTCGCCGTCCACAGCCGGCGCATAG
- a CDS encoding helix-turn-helix transcriptional regulator yields the protein MTTMAQESDVRRHELAGFLRSRRERITPEQVGLPPGRRRRTPGLRREEVAQLSAVGVTWYTWLEQARDIQVSPQVLDAIARALMLDTSERTHLFALAGATDPAPGASCPTVTPSLRTMLEQLEPIPACIQNSRYDILAYNRTYGRLLCDLDSLPPEDRNCMILAFTNDDWRASVAELGDANRMMAAKFRASMAEHLAEPAWKSLLARLEKSPEFREVWARHEVVGVGGRNKLIRNAHVGLLHLEHNNLWLGPNAGPRLISYVPLDAESRERLEKLHALALAAV from the coding sequence ATGACCACGATGGCGCAGGAGTCCGACGTACGACGGCATGAACTCGCGGGCTTTCTTCGCAGCCGTCGCGAGCGCATCACCCCCGAGCAGGTCGGTCTGCCGCCCGGCCGCCGCCGGCGCACTCCCGGTCTGCGCCGGGAGGAGGTCGCCCAGCTCTCCGCGGTCGGCGTCACCTGGTACACCTGGCTGGAGCAGGCCAGGGACATCCAGGTCTCCCCGCAGGTCCTCGACGCCATCGCCCGCGCCCTGATGCTCGACACGAGCGAACGCACCCACCTCTTCGCCCTGGCGGGGGCGACCGATCCGGCGCCCGGCGCGTCGTGCCCGACGGTGACTCCGTCCTTGCGGACGATGCTCGAACAGCTGGAGCCGATCCCCGCCTGCATCCAGAACAGCCGGTACGACATCCTCGCCTACAACCGCACGTACGGACGGCTGCTGTGCGATCTCGACTCACTGCCGCCCGAGGACCGCAACTGCATGATCCTGGCCTTCACCAACGACGACTGGCGGGCCTCGGTCGCCGAACTCGGCGATGCCAACCGGATGATGGCGGCCAAATTCCGTGCCTCGATGGCCGAGCACCTTGCCGAGCCCGCGTGGAAGTCGCTTCTGGCGCGGCTGGAGAAGTCCCCTGAGTTCCGCGAGGTGTGGGCGCGGCACGAGGTGGTCGGCGTCGGCGGCAGGAACAAGCTCATCCGCAACGCCCATGTCGGGCTGCTGCACCTGGAGCACAACAACCTGTGGCTGGGGCCGAACGCGGGCCCGCGCCTGATCAGTTACGTACCTCTCGACGCGGAAAGCCGCGAACGGCTCGAGAAACTCCATGCGCTGGCGCTCGCCGCGGTCTGA
- a CDS encoding MFS transporter yields MSETRVLPPAPVRTAGTSNGPALGPLGLFTLLLGAALPLIDFFIVNVALPTIDHDLAAGPALLELVIAGYGLSYAVLLVLGGRLGDMFGRRRLFLVGMAAFGLTSLACGLAPDAWTLVGARVAQGAAAALMLPQVLATIQASTAGPRRARAMGLYGATAGLSMVAGQILGGVLVAADIAGSGWRAVFLVNVPVVLIGLVLAARSVPKTRSEHPTPVDVPGTLLLAVALLTLLAPLTEGRAAGWPLWTWVALAVFPLAAVAFYRVERRADRQGRTPLVPPSLFGLLSLRRGLTLVLPFSIGFGGFMFVIAVALQQGLGMGAVASGLALVPMAVAFFGASLAGPRLVVRYGTRIVTAGSVLQALGIALLVLAFRRDWPDLGFLELMPGVALAGFGQGLQLPVIFRIVLSEIPAERAGVGSGVMVTTQQSALALGVATLGSLFLSLVGSGGMRQALTVTLLVQLGMIALTALLSLRLPRTVS; encoded by the coding sequence GTGAGTGAGACCCGTGTCCTTCCCCCAGCCCCCGTCCGCACCGCAGGCACCTCGAACGGACCTGCCCTCGGCCCGCTCGGCCTGTTCACCCTGCTGCTCGGTGCGGCACTTCCGCTGATCGACTTCTTCATCGTCAATGTAGCCCTGCCCACCATCGATCACGATCTCGCCGCAGGCCCCGCGCTGCTGGAGCTGGTGATCGCCGGCTACGGACTCTCGTACGCCGTGCTGCTCGTCCTCGGCGGACGCCTCGGTGACATGTTCGGCCGCCGCCGGCTCTTCCTGGTGGGCATGGCAGCCTTCGGACTGACCTCGCTGGCCTGCGGACTCGCACCGGACGCCTGGACGCTGGTGGGTGCGAGGGTGGCCCAGGGCGCCGCGGCCGCGCTGATGTTGCCGCAGGTGCTCGCCACCATCCAGGCGTCGACGGCCGGACCGCGCAGGGCCCGGGCGATGGGCCTGTACGGAGCGACCGCGGGCCTTTCGATGGTCGCCGGGCAGATCCTGGGCGGCGTACTCGTCGCGGCCGACATCGCGGGCAGCGGCTGGCGTGCGGTCTTTCTCGTCAACGTGCCGGTGGTGCTGATCGGCCTGGTCCTCGCGGCCCGCTCCGTGCCGAAGACACGCTCCGAGCACCCCACGCCCGTCGACGTGCCCGGCACGCTGCTGCTGGCCGTGGCCCTGCTGACGCTGCTGGCGCCGCTGACCGAGGGGCGTGCGGCGGGCTGGCCGCTGTGGACGTGGGTGGCGCTGGCGGTGTTCCCGCTCGCGGCGGTCGCCTTCTACCGGGTGGAGCGGCGCGCCGACCGGCAGGGGCGTACGCCCCTGGTGCCGCCGAGCCTTTTCGGCCTGCTCTCGCTGCGGCGCGGTCTCACACTCGTGCTGCCGTTCTCGATCGGCTTCGGCGGCTTCATGTTCGTGATCGCGGTGGCCCTGCAGCAGGGCCTCGGGATGGGGGCGGTCGCCTCCGGTCTGGCGCTGGTGCCGATGGCGGTGGCCTTCTTCGGGGCATCGCTGGCCGGTCCGCGCTTGGTCGTGCGGTACGGAACCCGGATCGTGACGGCGGGTTCGGTGCTCCAGGCCCTGGGCATCGCGCTCCTGGTCCTGGCCTTTCGCCGCGACTGGCCGGACCTGGGCTTCCTGGAGCTGATGCCGGGCGTCGCGCTGGCCGGGTTCGGCCAGGGGCTCCAACTGCCGGTCATCTTCAGGATCGTGCTCTCCGAAATACCGGCGGAGCGGGCCGGAGTGGGCAGCGGGGTGATGGTGACGACACAGCAGTCGGCACTGGCTCTGGGCGTGGCCACCCTGGGCTCCCTGTTCCTGTCGCTGGTCGGTTCGGGCGGGATGCGTCAGGCACTGACCGTCACGCTGCTGGTGCAGCTGGGGATGATCGCGCTGACGGCGCTGCTGAGCCTGCGGCTGCCGCGCACGGTGAGTTGA
- a CDS encoding DUF6243 family protein: MAKSRNNLLGVGGQRKKLSRADQQGNGPARNADRKASADQKQELVRKMRERAQGSSGDAEAPQDEQA, encoded by the coding sequence ATGGCCAAGAGCCGTAACAACCTCCTCGGCGTCGGCGGACAGCGAAAGAAGCTGTCTCGGGCCGACCAGCAGGGCAACGGTCCGGCACGCAACGCCGACCGCAAGGCGTCCGCCGACCAGAAACAGGAGCTGGTGCGCAAGATGCGTGAGCGCGCCCAGGGCAGCAGCGGCGACGCGGAGGCGCCGCAGGACGAGCAGGCCTGA
- a CDS encoding glycine--tRNA ligase, with protein MAADKIDTIVNLSKRRGFVYPCSEIYGGQRAAWDYGPLGVELKENIKRQWWRYMVTSREDVVGIDSSVILATEVWEASGHVATFTDPLTECTSCHKRFRADHLEEAYEEKHGHLPANGLADLNCPNCGNKGTFTEPKQFSGLLATHLGPTQDSGSVAYLRPETAQGIFTNFAQVQQTSRRKPPFGIAQMGKSFRNEITPGNFIFRTREFEQMEMEFFVKPGEDEKWQEYWMEQRWNWYRDLGLREENMRWYEHPAEKLSHYSKRTADIEYRFQFGGSEWGELEGVANRTDYDLSAHSKASGHDLSYFDQEAGERYTPYVIEPAAGVGRSMLAFLLDAYSEDEAPNAKGVMEKRAVMRLDPRLAPVKVAVLPLSRNPQLSPKAKGLAADLRKHWNIEFDDAGAIGRRYRRQDEIGTPYCVTVDFDTLDDNAVTVRERDTMQQERVSLDQIQQYLGSRLLGC; from the coding sequence GTGGCCGCCGACAAGATCGACACCATCGTCAACCTGAGCAAGCGCCGTGGCTTCGTCTACCCGTGCAGCGAGATCTACGGCGGTCAGCGTGCCGCCTGGGACTACGGGCCGCTGGGTGTCGAGCTGAAGGAGAACATCAAGCGCCAGTGGTGGCGCTACATGGTCACCTCGCGCGAGGACGTCGTCGGTATCGATTCGTCGGTGATCCTTGCCACCGAGGTCTGGGAGGCCTCCGGCCACGTCGCCACCTTCACCGACCCGCTCACCGAGTGCACCTCCTGCCACAAGCGGTTCCGCGCGGACCACCTGGAGGAGGCGTACGAGGAGAAGCACGGCCACCTCCCCGCGAACGGCCTCGCCGACCTCAACTGCCCCAACTGCGGCAACAAGGGCACCTTCACCGAGCCCAAGCAGTTCTCCGGCCTGCTCGCCACGCACCTCGGCCCGACCCAGGACTCCGGCTCCGTCGCCTATCTGCGCCCCGAGACCGCACAGGGCATCTTCACCAACTTCGCGCAGGTGCAGCAGACTTCGCGCAGGAAGCCGCCGTTCGGTATTGCCCAGATGGGCAAGTCCTTCCGGAACGAGATCACTCCGGGCAACTTCATCTTCCGCACCCGCGAGTTCGAGCAGATGGAGATGGAGTTCTTCGTCAAGCCGGGCGAGGACGAGAAGTGGCAGGAATACTGGATGGAGCAGCGCTGGAACTGGTACCGCGACCTGGGTCTCCGTGAGGAGAACATGCGCTGGTACGAGCACCCGGCCGAGAAGCTCTCCCACTACTCCAAGCGCACCGCCGACATCGAGTACCGCTTCCAGTTCGGCGGCAGCGAGTGGGGCGAGCTCGAGGGCGTCGCCAACCGCACCGACTACGACCTGTCCGCGCACTCCAAGGCGTCGGGCCACGACCTGTCGTACTTCGACCAGGAAGCCGGCGAGCGCTACACCCCGTACGTCATCGAGCCCGCCGCCGGTGTCGGCCGCTCCATGCTCGCCTTCCTCCTCGACGCGTACAGCGAGGACGAGGCGCCGAACGCCAAGGGCGTCATGGAGAAGCGCGCCGTGATGCGCCTCGACCCGCGCCTCGCGCCCGTCAAGGTCGCCGTGCTGCCGCTGTCCCGCAACCCGCAGCTGTCCCCGAAGGCCAAGGGCCTCGCGGCCGACCTCCGCAAGCACTGGAACATCGAGTTCGACGACGCGGGCGCCATCGGCCGTCGCTACCGCCGCCAGGACGAGATCGGCACGCCGTACTGCGTCACCGTCGACTTCGACACCCTCGACGACAACGCGGTGACCGTGCGCGAGCGCGACACCATGCAGCAGGAGCGCGTCTCCCTGGACCAGATCCAGCAGTACCTGGGCAGCCGTCTGCTCGGCTGCTGA
- a CDS encoding metal ABC transporter substrate-binding protein, which yields MNVRRLIQATAAAGAVALGLTALSACSTSSAADGRSSDGRLKVVASFYPMQYLAEQIGKEHVTVSGLTKPGVEPHDLELGPRQTAELNEAGCILYLKGLQPAVDKAIAQSEAKNKVDAATLTELEHHGTGGGQSHEGEEEAGHDDHEGAAGADPHIWLDPVKYAEVARGVGASLEKADPDHAADYKKNTDALVTKLNGLNTAYQQGLKNTATKTFITTHSAFGYLAERYGLDQEGVAGVDPESEPSPARIKELQTIAKKDKVTTVFFETLASDRTARTLARDTGLKTDVLDPLEGITDKSKGDDYLQVMESNLAALQKALGAK from the coding sequence ATGAACGTACGCCGCCTCATACAGGCCACCGCCGCCGCCGGAGCTGTCGCCCTGGGGCTCACAGCCCTCTCCGCCTGCTCCACCTCCAGCGCCGCCGACGGCAGGAGCAGTGACGGCAGGCTCAAGGTGGTGGCGTCGTTCTACCCCATGCAGTACCTGGCCGAGCAGATAGGCAAGGAGCACGTCACCGTCTCCGGCCTCACCAAGCCCGGCGTCGAGCCGCACGACCTCGAGCTGGGGCCCCGCCAGACCGCCGAGCTGAACGAAGCGGGCTGCATCCTCTACCTCAAGGGCCTCCAGCCCGCCGTCGACAAGGCCATCGCCCAGTCCGAGGCGAAGAACAAGGTCGACGCCGCCACCCTCACCGAGCTGGAGCACCACGGCACCGGAGGCGGCCAGAGCCACGAGGGCGAGGAGGAGGCCGGTCACGACGATCACGAGGGCGCGGCGGGCGCCGACCCCCACATCTGGCTCGACCCGGTCAAGTACGCCGAGGTCGCCCGGGGCGTCGGCGCATCCCTCGAGAAGGCCGACCCGGACCACGCGGCGGACTACAAGAAGAACACCGACGCGCTGGTCACCAAGCTGAACGGGCTGAACACCGCCTACCAGCAGGGCCTGAAGAACACCGCGACCAAGACCTTCATCACCACCCACTCCGCCTTCGGCTACCTCGCCGAGCGGTACGGCCTGGACCAGGAGGGCGTCGCGGGCGTCGACCCCGAGTCCGAGCCCAGCCCCGCCCGTATCAAGGAGCTCCAGACCATCGCGAAGAAGGACAAGGTCACCACGGTTTTCTTCGAGACCCTCGCCAGCGACAGGACCGCGAGGACCCTGGCCCGGGACACCGGGCTGAAGACGGACGTCCTCGACCCCCTCGAGGGAATCACGGACAAGTCCAAGGGCGACGACTACCTGCAGGTCATGGAGTCCAACCTGGCCGCCCTGCAGAAAGCACTCGGCGCGAAGTGA
- a CDS encoding metal ABC transporter ATP-binding protein, whose protein sequence is MASVSEPVISVRGARATLGSRPVLRGIDLTVQRGEVIALLGANGSGKSTAVRSLIGQVPLTDGEIALFGTELRGFRAWARIGYVPQRTTAASGVPATVREVVSSGRLSRSRLGLMTKADRAAVQRAIELVGLADRAKDSVSALSGGQHQRVLIARALASEPELLIMDEPMAGVDLASQEILAGTLREQVAAGTTVLLVLHELGALEPLIDRAVVLRDGCVVHDGPPPEAVGQHALPGHDHVHPHAADEPHRTGLLT, encoded by the coding sequence GTGGCATCGGTGAGCGAGCCCGTCATATCCGTCCGCGGGGCCAGGGCCACTCTCGGCTCGCGGCCCGTGCTCCGTGGCATCGATCTCACCGTCCAGCGCGGTGAGGTCATCGCCCTGCTCGGCGCCAACGGCTCGGGCAAGTCCACTGCCGTACGGTCCCTGATCGGCCAAGTGCCGCTCACCGACGGCGAGATCGCCCTGTTCGGCACGGAGCTGCGCGGCTTTCGCGCGTGGGCGCGCATCGGTTACGTACCTCAGCGGACCACCGCCGCGAGCGGGGTGCCCGCGACCGTGCGCGAGGTCGTCTCCTCGGGACGTCTTTCGCGCAGCCGGCTGGGGCTGATGACGAAGGCCGACCGGGCCGCCGTGCAGCGCGCCATCGAGCTCGTCGGGCTCGCCGACCGCGCCAAGGACTCCGTGAGCGCGCTGTCCGGCGGCCAGCACCAGCGGGTGCTCATCGCCCGCGCGCTCGCCTCCGAGCCGGAACTGCTGATCATGGACGAGCCGATGGCCGGCGTGGACCTGGCGAGCCAGGAGATCCTCGCCGGGACACTGCGCGAGCAGGTCGCCGCCGGTACGACGGTCCTGCTCGTCCTGCACGAGCTGGGCGCGCTGGAACCGCTCATCGACCGTGCGGTGGTTCTGCGCGACGGCTGCGTGGTCCACGACGGGCCGCCGCCCGAGGCCGTGGGCCAGCATGCCCTGCCCGGCCACGACCACGTACATCCGCATGCGGCCGACGAGCCGCACCGCACGGGACTGCTGACCTGA
- a CDS encoding metal ABC transporter permease — translation MEILQTAFMQRALIAALLVGITAPAIGIYLVQRRQALMGDGIGHVAMTGVGLGFLLSTNPIWMATIVSVVGAVTMELIRAYGRTRGDIALAMLFYGGMAGGVLLINISDTGSTANLSSFLFGSLSTVSEADLTAITLLAGFVMLVSLGLRRQLFAVSQDEEFARVTGLPVRWLNLLIAVTAAVTVSVAMRVVGLLLVSALMVVPVAAAQQISRSFRATFTAAVAIGIAVTLAGTTTSYYQDVPPGATIVLMAIGVFVALTALAAPLARRRARDVEAHTAQCTADLPGTRRSGDDVKV, via the coding sequence ATGGAAATCCTCCAGACAGCATTCATGCAGCGGGCGCTCATCGCCGCCCTTCTGGTCGGCATCACCGCCCCCGCCATCGGCATCTACCTGGTGCAGCGCCGGCAAGCGCTGATGGGCGACGGCATCGGCCATGTGGCGATGACCGGTGTCGGCCTCGGCTTCCTGCTGTCGACCAACCCGATCTGGATGGCGACGATCGTCTCCGTCGTCGGCGCGGTCACGATGGAACTGATCCGGGCGTACGGGCGCACCCGCGGCGACATCGCGCTGGCGATGCTCTTCTACGGCGGTATGGCGGGCGGTGTCCTGCTGATCAACATCTCGGACACCGGCTCCACGGCGAATCTCAGCTCGTTCCTGTTCGGCTCCCTGTCCACGGTCTCCGAAGCGGACCTCACCGCGATCACGCTGCTGGCCGGGTTCGTGATGCTCGTATCGCTGGGGCTGCGGCGTCAGCTGTTCGCCGTCAGCCAGGACGAGGAGTTCGCGCGCGTGACCGGTCTCCCGGTGCGCTGGCTGAATCTGCTGATCGCCGTCACCGCGGCGGTCACGGTGAGCGTGGCGATGCGGGTGGTGGGGCTGCTGCTGGTCAGCGCCCTGATGGTGGTTCCGGTGGCCGCGGCCCAGCAGATCTCCCGCTCCTTCAGGGCGACCTTCACGGCGGCCGTGGCGATCGGAATCGCCGTGACTCTGGCCGGAACCACCACCTCCTACTACCAGGACGTGCCGCCAGGAGCGACGATCGTACTGATGGCCATCGGGGTCTTCGTGGCGCTGACCGCGCTGGCTGCACCGCTGGCGAGACGGCGGGCACGGGACGTGGAGGCACACACGGCTCAGTGCACGGCGGACCTGCCGGGCACCCGGCGGTCCGGCGACGACGTCAAGGTCTGA
- a CDS encoding Fur family transcriptional regulator has protein sequence MVTAPTGGNTAPVRGRSTRQRAAVAAALDEVDEFRSAQELHDMLKHRGDSVGLTTVYRTLQSLADAGEVDVLRTSDGESVYRRCSTDDHHHHLVCRVCGKAVEVEGPAVEQWAETVAAQHGYVNVAHTVEIFGTCADCAGSSAEG, from the coding sequence GTGGTGACGGCGCCAACCGGCGGGAACACGGCCCCGGTACGAGGCCGGTCGACACGTCAGCGGGCCGCGGTGGCGGCGGCGCTCGACGAGGTGGACGAGTTCCGCAGCGCGCAGGAGCTGCACGACATGCTCAAGCACCGCGGCGACTCGGTCGGCCTGACCACGGTGTACCGGACCCTTCAGTCGCTCGCGGACGCGGGCGAGGTGGATGTGCTGCGCACGTCGGACGGCGAGTCCGTCTACCGCCGCTGCTCGACGGACGACCATCACCACCACCTGGTGTGCCGCGTGTGCGGCAAGGCGGTGGAGGTGGAGGGCCCGGCGGTGGAGCAGTGGGCGGAGACGGTGGCGGCGCAGCACGGGTATGTGAACGTGGCGCACACGGTGGAGATCTTCGGCACGTGCGCGGACTGCGCGGGCTCCTCGGCGGAGGGCTGA